One Solirubrobacter pauli DNA window includes the following coding sequences:
- a CDS encoding glycoside hydrolase family 19 protein — translation MSDTTISPAALRHVCPNLSAADAARIAAGLGEAFTRYGITTERRAAMAVAQWAHESANFRTSREYASGAAYEGRKDLGNTRRGDGVRFKGRGRIMITGRANYAAMGKALGLDLTAHPELLERSPYSELVSGQWWKDHGCNELCDKDDFVGLTRRINGGLNGLADRQLLYGRARQVDLRPHT, via the coding sequence ATGAGCGACACCACGATCAGCCCCGCCGCGCTGCGGCACGTCTGCCCCAACCTGAGCGCGGCGGACGCGGCGCGGATCGCCGCCGGCCTCGGTGAGGCGTTCACGCGCTACGGCATCACCACCGAGCGCCGGGCCGCGATGGCCGTCGCCCAGTGGGCGCACGAGTCCGCGAACTTCCGCACCAGCCGCGAGTACGCGTCGGGCGCCGCCTACGAGGGCCGCAAGGACCTCGGCAACACCCGGCGCGGCGACGGCGTGCGCTTCAAGGGCCGCGGCCGGATCATGATCACCGGCCGGGCCAACTACGCCGCCATGGGCAAGGCGCTCGGCCTGGACCTCACCGCGCACCCGGAGCTGCTTGAGCGGTCGCCCTACAGCGAGCTCGTCTCCGGCCAGTGGTGGAAGGACCACGGCTGCAACGAGCTGTGTGACAAAGATGACTTCGTCGGGCTCACGCGGCGCATCAACGGGGGCCTGAACGGCCTCGCCGACCGGCAGCTGCTCTACGGCCGTGCCCGGCAGGTCGATCTGCGTCCGCACACCTGA
- a CDS encoding M15 family metallopeptidase: MALNGKLADADLADIPGGRLRKDAAEAWLAMRAYIGKTKGVWICPTSFRTAYRPYADQEYFWNLYQRGGGALAARPGTSNHGWGIAVDLPSPAMQAAVRACGHEFGWGIRGGKLSSDAPSEAWHCTFHPGTYPAVGRNRPKPRPHPYHALTDGERAARNILVKERRIARRHGGWSKVDQSHLTRAAAAKRDIRAQLARIAEAARSDGWDKHQRRVRHDYLKKLVSR; the protein is encoded by the coding sequence ATGGCACTGAACGGCAAGCTCGCCGACGCCGACCTGGCGGACATCCCCGGTGGGCGCCTGCGCAAGGACGCCGCCGAGGCGTGGCTCGCGATGCGCGCCTACATCGGCAAGACCAAGGGCGTGTGGATCTGCCCCACCTCGTTCCGCACCGCGTACCGGCCGTACGCCGACCAGGAGTACTTCTGGAACCTCTACCAGCGCGGTGGAGGTGCCCTGGCGGCGCGCCCGGGCACCTCCAACCACGGCTGGGGCATCGCGGTCGACCTGCCGTCGCCGGCGATGCAGGCCGCGGTGCGGGCGTGCGGGCACGAGTTCGGATGGGGCATCCGCGGCGGCAAGCTCAGCAGCGACGCGCCCAGCGAGGCGTGGCACTGCACGTTCCACCCCGGCACCTATCCGGCCGTCGGGCGCAACCGCCCCAAGCCCCGGCCGCACCCCTACCACGCGCTCACGGACGGCGAGCGCGCCGCGCGGAACATCCTGGTGAAGGAGCGCCGGATCGCCCGCCGCCACGGCGGCTGGAGCAAGGTCGACCAGTCACACCTGACACGTGCGGCGGCAGCCAAGCGCGACATCCGCGCGCAGCTGGCGCGGATCGCCGAGGCCGCTCGGTCCGACGGCTGGGACAAGCATCAGCGCCGTGTCCGGCACGACTACCTGAAGAAGCTGGTGAGCCGATGA
- a CDS encoding aldo/keto reductase: MQTRTLGRTGHQISEIGFGAWQVGADWGDVDEDTAIKTLHAAADAGVTFFDTADVYGDGRSERLVGRLRRERDGIVVATKMGRRLEQTVENYSPEHFREWNDRSRENLGMETLDLVQLHCPPTDLYFHPEVFEDLDRMVEEGRIAAYGVSVERVEEALKAIEYPNVASVQIIFNPFRQRPAGLFFAEAARRGVGVIVRVPLASGLLSGKYTRETTFAADDHRTFNRQGEAFDVGETFAGVPFEVGLDAVEELRPLVGGDATLAQFALRWILMHDAVSTVIPGARSPEQASANAAAADLPALDAATMERVRAVYGERIAPYVHQRW, encoded by the coding sequence ATGCAGACACGGACACTGGGACGGACCGGACACCAGATCTCGGAGATCGGCTTCGGCGCCTGGCAGGTCGGCGCCGACTGGGGCGACGTCGACGAGGACACCGCGATCAAGACGCTCCACGCGGCGGCCGACGCCGGCGTGACGTTCTTCGACACCGCCGACGTGTACGGCGACGGGCGCTCGGAGCGGCTCGTCGGCCGGCTGCGGCGCGAGCGCGACGGCATCGTGGTGGCGACGAAGATGGGCCGGCGGCTCGAGCAGACCGTCGAGAACTACTCGCCCGAGCACTTCCGCGAGTGGAACGACCGGTCGCGCGAGAACCTCGGGATGGAGACGCTCGACCTCGTGCAGCTGCACTGCCCGCCGACCGACCTGTACTTCCACCCGGAGGTGTTCGAGGACCTCGACCGGATGGTCGAGGAAGGGCGGATCGCCGCCTACGGCGTGAGCGTCGAGCGCGTCGAGGAGGCGCTGAAGGCGATCGAGTACCCGAACGTCGCGAGCGTCCAGATCATCTTCAACCCGTTCCGCCAGCGGCCGGCGGGGCTGTTCTTCGCCGAGGCCGCGCGCCGCGGGGTCGGCGTGATCGTGCGGGTGCCGCTCGCCTCCGGCCTGCTGTCGGGCAAGTACACGCGCGAGACGACGTTCGCGGCCGACGACCACCGCACGTTCAACCGCCAGGGCGAGGCGTTCGACGTGGGCGAGACGTTCGCCGGCGTGCCGTTCGAGGTCGGCCTCGACGCGGTCGAGGAGCTGCGCCCGCTCGTGGGCGGCGACGCGACGCTCGCGCAGTTCGCCCTGCGCTGGATCCTCATGCACGACGCGGTCTCCACCGTCATCCCGGGCGCGCGCTCGCCCGAGCAGGCGAGCGCGAACGCGGCGGCCGCGGACCTTCCGGCGCTGGACGCGGCGACGATGGAGCGGGTGCGCGCGGTCTATGGCGAGCGCATCGCGCCCTACGTGCACCAGCGCTGGTAG